In one window of Sulfuricaulis sp. DNA:
- a CDS encoding transposase → MPRKPRFYLPGIPAHIVQRGNCRQATFFGDEDYAAYLSWLHEGAKQHDCAIHAYVLMTNHVHLLVTPQDTESISRLIQYVGRHYVTYVNHAYRKSGTLWEGRHKGCLISSDNYLLTCMRYIELNPVRAGIVASPGDYRWSSYRINASGGEHATITPHPLYLALGRGYEERGYVYRELFRIALDQDQVRNIRATVQTGTPLGNDRFKQQIEQTLQRKVGQSRRGRPEKISE, encoded by the coding sequence ATGCCAAGAAAGCCTCGCTTCTATCTGCCGGGCATCCCCGCTCACATCGTCCAGCGCGGCAATTGTCGTCAAGCCACGTTTTTTGGCGACGAGGATTATGCCGCCTACCTAAGCTGGCTTCACGAAGGCGCGAAGCAACATGATTGCGCCATCCATGCCTACGTGCTGATGACCAATCATGTTCACCTCCTGGTCACACCGCAGGACACCGAATCCATCAGCCGACTCATCCAATATGTCGGCCGTCATTACGTGACGTATGTGAATCATGCCTATAGAAAAAGCGGCACACTTTGGGAAGGACGGCACAAAGGATGCCTGATCTCCAGCGATAACTACCTGCTCACCTGCATGCGTTATATCGAACTCAATCCGGTGCGTGCGGGCATAGTCGCCTCTCCGGGCGACTATCGCTGGTCAAGCTATCGAATCAATGCCAGCGGCGGCGAGCATGCCACCATTACCCCGCATCCCTTGTATCTGGCACTTGGTCGGGGTTATGAAGAAAGAGGTTACGTCTACCGGGAATTGTTTCGAATCGCACTGGATCAAGACCAAGTGCGTAATATCCGGGCCACAGTGCAAACTGGGACTCCGCTGGGGAATGATCGTTTCAAGCAACAGATTGAGCAAACCTTACAACGCAAGGTTGGGCAATCGCGTCGAGGCCGACCTGAGAAAATTTCAGAATAA
- a CDS encoding glycosyltransferase family 2 protein: protein MPEVSIIMPTYNRADTIGRAIDSVRRQTFQDWELIIVDDGSTDGTASLVEGLDPRVRLIRQENAGCYVARNNGLRNSRGRYLTFIDSDDEWLPYFLEITLAFLKWSPEDQFVMTEFLEDWGVGSRVRHDIYEISNKFPRMARTVGSQLVELPPGESDNYLRVYDTSEPLGDWGRNIAVRAGYSDAALYRGHIFEYLRFRHLGWLPITILTRKALDTIGLFPENYRTAADYRFLGLLYRNFRANMISLPGAIKHNKAVGGRDLAEAHLATGVNEYRYAVHRLPLFDELFWNERKTDPEIKRIRGLYQYYAGRTALEHGKRKEALVHLREASDAVPGLWQARWLGLFVRIIPSIRIASGLYCFNLYLRYVVGRITSEGLGPIDLTRLAVRKLFSGVRRLKARAKQ from the coding sequence ATGCCCGAAGTTTCCATCATCATGCCGACCTACAATCGCGCCGACACCATCGGGCGCGCCATTGACAGTGTCCGACGCCAGACCTTCCAGGATTGGGAGTTGATTATTGTCGATGACGGCTCCACCGACGGGACGGCGTCCCTTGTCGAGGGCCTGGACCCGCGCGTCCGGCTCATCCGCCAGGAAAACGCAGGCTGTTATGTTGCGCGCAACAACGGGCTGCGCAACAGCCGCGGGCGTTATCTTACCTTCATTGATTCGGACGACGAATGGCTGCCGTACTTTCTCGAAATCACGCTGGCCTTCCTCAAATGGTCCCCGGAAGATCAATTCGTGATGACCGAGTTTCTCGAGGATTGGGGCGTCGGTTCGCGGGTGCGACACGATATATACGAAATCTCCAACAAGTTTCCGCGCATGGCGCGCACGGTCGGATCGCAGCTGGTTGAGTTGCCACCCGGCGAATCCGATAATTACCTGCGTGTCTACGATACTAGCGAGCCACTCGGCGACTGGGGTCGGAATATCGCCGTCCGGGCCGGTTACAGCGATGCCGCCCTCTACCGTGGCCACATCTTCGAGTACTTGCGCTTTCGTCATTTGGGCTGGCTACCCATCACCATACTCACGCGCAAGGCGCTGGACACCATCGGCCTGTTTCCGGAGAACTACCGCACCGCGGCGGATTACCGGTTTCTGGGGCTCCTGTATCGTAACTTTCGTGCCAACATGATCTCGCTTCCCGGCGCCATCAAGCACAACAAGGCCGTGGGTGGGCGTGATCTCGCCGAGGCTCATCTCGCCACGGGCGTGAATGAATACCGTTATGCTGTACATCGATTGCCGCTGTTCGATGAATTGTTCTGGAACGAACGCAAAACGGATCCCGAAATCAAACGCATCCGCGGACTTTATCAATATTATGCTGGCCGCACCGCGCTGGAACATGGAAAAAGGAAGGAAGCACTCGTTCACCTGCGCGAAGCGTCCGACGCCGTACCCGGGTTGTGGCAGGCTCGTTGGCTGGGTTTATTTGTGCGAATCATCCCGTCAATCCGGATCGCGAGCGGTTTGTACTGTTTCAATCTTTACCTGCGCTACGTTGTCGGCCGTATCACCTCGGAGGGGCTGGGACCCATCGACCTCACGCGCCTCGCCGTGCGCAAGCTGTTTTCGGGAGTGAGACGGTTGAAGGCGAGAGCAAAGCAATAG
- a CDS encoding class I SAM-dependent methyltransferase, translating to MINAFLRHLRTDGLRGTLAALIDFSQHLWRRWADASFDRRYGTDTQGITDDMTELGVFTEHRLNAFGYEGIQIPVFQKMLRELKLDPSEYAFVDFGSGKGRALMMAAEYGFARTYGVEFSPVLHEIAQKNIAIFGQRNPRACPIELRLQDAMEFSIPDENLVCFFYNPFDDKVMRQVVGNIADSYARHPRKLAVAYRNPLCAELFDNLGFLQLVSSTHRYHIYKSR from the coding sequence ATGATCAACGCGTTTCTCAGACATCTGCGAACTGACGGCCTGCGGGGCACCCTGGCCGCCTTGATCGACTTCAGCCAGCACCTGTGGCGGCGCTGGGCCGATGCCAGCTTTGACCGTCGGTATGGTACCGACACGCAGGGCATTACCGATGACATGACCGAGCTCGGCGTGTTCACGGAACATCGACTCAATGCTTTCGGCTACGAAGGAATACAAATTCCCGTGTTCCAGAAAATGCTGCGCGAGCTGAAGCTTGATCCATCTGAATATGCCTTCGTGGATTTTGGATCGGGCAAAGGGCGCGCGCTTATGATGGCTGCTGAATATGGCTTTGCGCGAACCTATGGCGTGGAATTCTCACCCGTGTTGCACGAGATTGCACAAAAGAATATTGCGATATTCGGACAACGCAATCCACGGGCGTGCCCGATTGAGTTGCGTCTTCAGGATGCGATGGAGTTTTCGATACCGGATGAGAATCTGGTGTGTTTCTTTTACAACCCGTTCGACGACAAGGTAATGCGGCAAGTCGTTGGCAACATCGCCGACTCTTATGCGCGCCACCCGCGAAAGCTTGCCGTGGCCTATCGCAACCCTCTCTGCGCTGAACTGTTCGACAATCTCGGGTTTCTGCAGCTGGTCAGCTCTACACATCGCTACCATATCTATAAAAGTCGCTGA
- a CDS encoding thioredoxin fold domain-containing protein: MLIRIVVAIISMTVFSLASAAGDEAPRGQLTGGQIYELPDWFKKSFLVLHEDVEEAKAQGRHVMLFMYLDECPYCARLLDENFRRGEAKDFAEKYFDVIAINIRGGNSVEWFDGKTNSETELARKLKVVATPTMVFFDATGKTVLQLNGYRKPAVLRQALDYVHGKHYQSQSLASYVEKLNKAAVYRFRPDARFTDMTDFKGYSKPLAVIFEDKDCADCDEFHAKVLNHAEVQPELAKYKIVRLDAYSDSAMVDIDGRKTTPRAWAQRLNLIYRPGVVFFNEGKERMRMDGMQYHFHFKELLRYVSGKHYHKHATFSSYNAARRDELLSQGVAIDYAQ, from the coding sequence ATGTTGATCAGAATCGTCGTGGCAATAATCTCCATGACAGTTTTTAGCCTGGCGTCGGCCGCGGGGGATGAGGCGCCGCGTGGCCAGCTGACCGGCGGACAGATTTATGAATTACCCGACTGGTTCAAGAAAAGCTTTCTCGTGTTGCATGAGGACGTGGAGGAAGCCAAAGCGCAGGGCCGGCATGTGATGTTATTCATGTACCTCGACGAGTGTCCCTATTGCGCGCGGCTTCTGGACGAGAACTTTCGTCGTGGCGAGGCGAAAGATTTCGCAGAAAAATATTTCGACGTCATCGCCATTAATATTCGAGGCGGCAACAGCGTGGAGTGGTTCGACGGCAAGACCAACTCGGAGACGGAACTGGCCCGAAAACTGAAGGTCGTGGCCACGCCGACCATGGTGTTTTTCGATGCCACAGGCAAAACCGTGCTGCAGCTGAACGGTTACCGCAAGCCGGCCGTCCTGCGTCAGGCGCTCGACTACGTGCACGGCAAGCACTATCAGTCACAATCGCTGGCAAGTTATGTGGAAAAACTGAACAAGGCCGCGGTTTACCGTTTCCGGCCGGATGCGCGATTTACCGACATGACTGATTTCAAGGGCTATTCAAAACCGCTTGCAGTGATTTTTGAGGACAAGGATTGTGCGGATTGCGACGAGTTTCATGCCAAGGTGCTGAATCATGCCGAGGTCCAGCCGGAGCTGGCCAAATACAAAATCGTCCGACTTGATGCCTATTCGGATTCAGCGATGGTCGATATTGACGGGCGCAAAACCACGCCCAGGGCTTGGGCGCAGCGACTGAACCTGATTTACCGGCCGGGCGTGGTGTTTTTCAACGAAGGCAAGGAGCGCATGCGCATGGACGGCATGCAGTACCATTTTCATTTCAAGGAACTGCTGCGCTACGTCAGCGGCAAGCATTACCACAAGCATGCCACCTTCTCTTCCTACAACGCCGCCAGACGGGATGAATTGCTGTCGCAGGGCGTGGCGATCGATTACGCACAATAA
- the lptG gene encoding LPS export ABC transporter permease LptG — protein sequence MMPSLLDRLIARQILYSTLLVLNVLVALAAFFILISALKDYGQANFGLFEMVKYVVLKQPQQVYELAPIGALIGTIMGLSTLALNSELTAMRAAGVSVTRIVLATLKVGLLFALVILLLGEYVVPVSENMAQTGRASALETPLQKKSSGIWLRSGTTFVNIGEVLPDFSLLQMNLYDFDHRSRLRIQTSAQRAHYEGGVWRLQNVSESLIVGNEAVQTRRVPEEDWHSAITPDVVSVFAIRPGSLSIQQLHYYIGHLQQNNQDTRSFQLAFWQKCFMPLAILIMVLLATPFVFRQIRSGGLSQRVFIGIMLGLMFMIIHKSLGYFGALYALPPVAASLLPIVAFFALALFLLRRAARGQ from the coding sequence ATGATGCCCTCATTGCTCGATCGGTTGATCGCCCGGCAGATTCTTTACAGCACTCTGCTGGTGCTTAACGTGCTGGTGGCGTTGGCGGCGTTTTTTATCCTGATCAGTGCCCTGAAGGATTACGGCCAGGCAAATTTCGGGCTGTTTGAGATGGTCAAGTATGTTGTCCTGAAGCAACCGCAACAGGTCTATGAGTTGGCGCCCATTGGCGCCTTGATCGGCACGATCATGGGTTTATCCACTCTCGCGCTCAATTCCGAACTGACCGCCATGCGCGCCGCCGGGGTGTCGGTAACGCGCATAGTGTTGGCGACGCTGAAAGTGGGATTGCTGTTTGCGCTGGTGATCCTGCTGCTGGGCGAATACGTCGTGCCGGTATCGGAAAACATGGCCCAGACCGGACGTGCCAGTGCCCTGGAAACCCCGTTACAGAAAAAAAGCTCGGGCATCTGGCTGCGCAGCGGCACGACGTTCGTGAATATCGGCGAGGTGCTGCCGGACTTCAGCCTTCTGCAAATGAACCTATACGACTTCGATCATCGTTCCCGACTGCGCATCCAGACAAGCGCGCAACGTGCCCACTACGAAGGCGGGGTATGGCGCCTGCAGAATGTGAGCGAAAGCCTGATTGTGGGCAACGAGGCGGTGCAGACTCGTCGTGTCCCGGAAGAGGACTGGCACTCGGCGATCACACCCGATGTGGTGTCGGTGTTCGCGATCCGGCCCGGGAGCCTTTCGATTCAGCAACTCCATTATTACATTGGCCATTTGCAGCAGAACAATCAGGACACGCGCAGCTTCCAGCTGGCATTCTGGCAGAAGTGCTTCATGCCGCTCGCCATTCTCATCATGGTTTTGCTGGCCACGCCCTTTGTTTTCCGGCAGATACGCAGCGGGGGACTGAGCCAGCGGGTGTTCATCGGCATCATGCTGGGACTGATGTTTATGATTATTCACAAGAGCTTGGGTTATTTTGGCGCGCTCTACGCGCTGCCTCCCGTGGCCGCCTCGTTGTTGCCGATCGTGGCCTTTTTTGCTCTGGCCCTGTTCCTGTTGCGCCGTGCCGCGCGCGGCCAGTGA
- the lptF gene encoding LPS export ABC transporter permease LptF yields MIINRAFYRETAVTTLGIAVVLLIVMSMMNLTWLLGRVVRGGTSESVLYVLLGYQMLGKIDVLLPLAFYLGILLTLSRWYRDSEMTVLAACGIGLMHFLRPVMLIGLSLGVVVMVASFYTTPLTVRQIERVKVESSQRLEPDQVAPGVFTESARAGRIFYAERTRRDGGLEGVFVSSLEQGNQGVLVAKTGRPFTDAKTGDKFIALHDGTFYEGEPGAANYRILEFGVYNLRIEPKMIDEPLVPMEGLPNMSLLGQLGNPKASAELHWRLGKTVVLFVLALYAMVFAFTDMRRGRMSNFFVAIVIYFIYSNLLGIGETMLQSGSVPASVGLWWVHGGMGLAAVYLLRRRLQNLPLFTLPMRLKRA; encoded by the coding sequence TTGATCATTAATCGCGCGTTCTACCGGGAAACCGCCGTCACCACCTTGGGGATTGCGGTGGTGCTGCTGATCGTCATGTCCATGATGAACCTGACCTGGCTCCTGGGGCGGGTGGTGCGGGGCGGCACTTCTGAAAGCGTGCTTTATGTCCTGCTCGGCTACCAGATGCTCGGGAAAATCGACGTTCTGCTGCCGCTGGCGTTTTATCTGGGCATCCTGTTGACGCTGTCACGCTGGTATCGCGATAGCGAGATGACGGTGCTGGCCGCTTGCGGTATCGGGCTCATGCACTTCCTGCGCCCGGTGATGTTAATCGGGCTGTCATTGGGCGTGGTGGTCATGGTGGCGTCGTTCTACACCACACCGCTGACGGTGCGACAGATTGAAAGAGTCAAAGTCGAAAGCTCCCAGCGCTTGGAGCCCGATCAGGTGGCCCCCGGCGTGTTTACCGAGTCCGCGCGTGCGGGGCGCATTTTCTACGCTGAAAGAACACGCCGGGACGGTGGTCTGGAGGGTGTATTCGTCAGCAGTCTGGAGCAGGGCAACCAGGGCGTGTTGGTGGCGAAAACCGGCAGACCGTTTACCGATGCCAAAACCGGCGACAAGTTCATCGCGCTGCATGACGGAACGTTCTATGAAGGCGAACCCGGTGCGGCCAACTACCGCATTCTTGAATTCGGCGTCTATAACCTGCGCATCGAGCCCAAGATGATCGACGAACCGCTGGTGCCGATGGAGGGATTGCCGAATATGTCGCTGCTGGGCCAGCTTGGCAACCCGAAAGCCAGCGCGGAATTGCATTGGCGACTGGGCAAGACCGTCGTCCTGTTTGTGTTGGCCCTGTATGCCATGGTGTTCGCGTTTACCGACATGCGCCGTGGGCGCATGTCCAATTTTTTTGTCGCCATCGTGATTTATTTTATTTATTCCAACCTGCTCGGCATCGGCGAGACCATGTTGCAGAGCGGGAGCGTGCCTGCCAGCGTGGGTCTGTGGTGGGTGCATGGCGGCATGGGATTGGCGGCTGTTTACCTGTTGCGGCGGCGTCTGCAGAACCTGCCGTTGTTTACCCTGCCCATGAGGTTGAAGCGCGCATGA
- a CDS encoding leucyl aminopeptidase produces MEFIVKSGTPEKQRTGCVVVGVFESRKLSAVAHQIDEVSGGAISAILRRGDLDGKSGHTLLLHNIPNLPSERVLLVGCGKEKEFNESRYRDTTAKAVSVLKNTGSTEITSYLTEIDVKGRDIAWKVRQAVEVMEATLYRFDQLKSKPDNQRRALRRVVLAVPKRSDLGPGEQAIREGQAIAEGVKLARDLGNLPGNLCTPSYLAEQAVEIGKQYNLKTTVLEKEDMQKLGMGALLSVSRGSRQPPKLIVLEYQGGKEGELPVVLVGKGLTFDAGGISIKPAANMDEMKFDMCGGASVLGAVKAAAELKLPLNIVGIVPSSENLPDGDANKPGDIVTSMSGQTVEVLNTDAEGRLILSDALTYAERFNPAAVIDIATLTGACVIALGAHASGLLSNNDPLAREIINAGKYTHDRAWQLPLWDEYQKQLDSNFADMANIGGREAGTITAACFLSRYARNFKWAHLDIAGTAWKTGKEKGATGRPVPLLVQFLINRAHKSDAETSA; encoded by the coding sequence ATGGAATTCATCGTCAAAAGCGGCACTCCCGAAAAACAGCGCACGGGCTGTGTTGTGGTCGGTGTTTTTGAATCGCGCAAGCTGTCTGCCGTAGCGCACCAGATCGATGAAGTCTCGGGCGGCGCCATCAGCGCGATACTGCGGCGCGGCGATCTCGACGGCAAATCCGGCCACACCCTGCTGCTGCACAACATTCCAAATCTTCCCAGCGAACGCGTATTGCTGGTCGGCTGCGGCAAGGAAAAAGAATTCAACGAAAGTCGTTACCGTGATACCACCGCCAAGGCGGTTAGCGTTCTGAAGAACACGGGCTCCACCGAAATCACTTCTTACCTGACTGAAATTGACGTCAAGGGCCGCGACATCGCCTGGAAAGTGCGCCAAGCCGTGGAAGTAATGGAAGCCACGTTGTACCGCTTCGACCAGCTCAAGAGCAAACCAGATAATCAGCGCCGCGCCTTGCGGCGTGTGGTGCTCGCCGTACCCAAGCGTAGCGACCTCGGTCCCGGTGAACAGGCGATTCGTGAAGGCCAGGCCATTGCAGAAGGCGTGAAACTCGCGCGCGATCTCGGCAATCTTCCCGGCAACCTTTGTACCCCCAGTTATCTCGCCGAACAGGCCGTTGAGATCGGCAAACAATACAACCTGAAAACAACCGTGCTGGAAAAGGAGGACATGCAGAAACTCGGCATGGGCGCGCTCTTGTCCGTGTCACGCGGCAGCCGCCAACCGCCCAAGCTCATCGTGCTTGAATACCAGGGCGGCAAGGAAGGCGAGTTGCCCGTGGTGCTGGTCGGCAAGGGCCTCACCTTCGACGCCGGCGGTATTTCGATCAAGCCGGCGGCCAACATGGATGAGATGAAATTCGACATGTGCGGTGGCGCCTCCGTGCTGGGGGCGGTGAAGGCCGCGGCCGAACTGAAATTGCCGCTGAATATTGTCGGCATCGTACCAAGCTCGGAAAACCTGCCCGACGGCGATGCCAACAAGCCCGGTGATATCGTCACCAGCATGTCCGGCCAAACGGTGGAGGTGCTCAATACCGACGCCGAGGGCCGACTGATTCTGAGCGATGCCCTCACCTACGCCGAGCGCTTCAACCCGGCGGCGGTGATCGACATCGCCACGCTCACCGGAGCCTGCGTCATCGCGCTGGGCGCGCACGCCAGCGGACTGCTGTCCAACAATGACCCGTTGGCGCGTGAAATCATCAATGCCGGCAAGTACACCCACGACCGTGCCTGGCAGTTACCGCTGTGGGATGAATACCAGAAACAACTCGACAGTAATTTCGCCGACATGGCCAATATCGGCGGACGCGAGGCCGGTACCATCACCGCCGCCTGCTTCCTCTCGCGCTACGCCAGGAATTTCAAATGGGCGCATCTCGACATTGCCGGTACCGCCTGGAAAACCGGCAAGGAAAAAGGCGCCACCGGTCGGCCGGTTCCGCTGCTGGTGCAATTTCTTATCAACCGCGCGCACAAAAGCGACGCGGAAACCTCGGCATGA
- a CDS encoding DNA polymerase III subunit chi, with amino-acid sequence MTRVDFYLLNHAADGSQDAAVCKLAHKAFRLGHRIYILTPDSSHAQRLDRMMWIFSPGSFIPHGLSSNTTDADMPVLIGYDEPAASHEDVLIQLTPQVPECFSRFQRVAEVVSGADADKAQARERFRFYRDRGYTLQTHNISAGDFVEA; translated from the coding sequence ATGACGCGCGTTGATTTCTATTTGCTCAACCATGCCGCCGATGGCAGCCAGGACGCCGCTGTTTGCAAGCTGGCCCACAAGGCCTTCCGCCTCGGTCACCGCATTTATATCCTGACCCCCGATTCCAGCCACGCTCAGCGGCTCGACCGTATGATGTGGATATTCAGTCCCGGCAGTTTCATCCCCCATGGATTGAGTTCAAACACCACGGATGCCGACATGCCGGTATTGATCGGCTATGATGAACCGGCCGCATCGCACGAGGATGTCTTGATCCAGCTCACGCCGCAGGTACCGGAGTGCTTTAGCCGCTTCCAACGCGTCGCCGAGGTGGTCAGCGGCGCCGACGCGGACAAGGCACAGGCGCGTGAACGTTTCCGTTTTTATCGCGACCGCGGCTACACGCTGCAAACACACAATATTTCCGCCGGTGATTTCGTCGAGGCCTGA
- a CDS encoding valine--tRNA ligase produces MSKSYDPHAIEARIYETWERAGYFSATGQGAPYCIMIPPPNVTGSLHMGHAFQDTLMDTLTRYHRMQGDNTLWQAGTDHAGIATQMVVERQLEAEGKTRHDLGREEFVKRVWKWKAESGGTITRQLRRMGASLDWSRERFTMDEGLSRAVTEVFVRLHDEGLIYRGQRLVNWDPVLHTAVSDLEVVSEEEAGHLWHIRYPIVGTKEHLVVATTRPETMLGDTAVAVHPEDERYKKFIGKVVELPLTGRKIPVIADDYVDKEFGSGCVKITPAHDFNDYEVGKRHNLPLINIFSIDAHIELSGSPYHGLDRFKARKQLVLDLETQNLLERVQDHKLMVPRGDRTGAVIEPFLTDQWYVKVAPLAAEAIKAVEDGHIKFVPENWTKTYYEWMRNIQDWCISRQIWWGHRIPAWYDENDKFYVGRTEAEVRAKHNLGARVLKQDEDVLDTWFSSALWPFSTLGWPEQTKELKTFYPTSVLVTGFDIIFFWVARMIMMGLKFTGEVPFQQIYITGLIRDAHGQKMSKSKGNILDPIDLIDGIDLESLVRKRTSGLMQPQMAKKIEQATRKEFPQGIPTFGTDALRFTMASLATQGRDIKFDLGRIDGYRNFCNKLWNAARYVLMNTEGQDCGVSAKIELNAADRWIISRLQEVAAEVEMNFRDYRFDLASQAIYSFVWHEYCDWYLELSKVVLTGVDSRPEQLRGTRRTLVQVLETALRLLHPIMPFITEEVWQRIAKLAGKAGATIMREPYPRLDKNLIDTEASEEMRWAMAVITGVRNIRGEMDISPGKPLPLMFQDGFAADKKYLETNRPYLSALARAESITWLDKGQEAPESATALVGHMKVLIPLGSLIDKQAELDRLGKEMEKIEKDLSKAKTKLANADFVARAPKNVVEQEQGRVQQFETALVNLRNQRAKVEALPG; encoded by the coding sequence CTGAGCAAATCCTACGATCCGCACGCGATCGAAGCACGGATCTATGAAACCTGGGAGCGCGCAGGCTATTTCTCCGCCACCGGTCAGGGTGCTCCCTACTGCATCATGATCCCGCCGCCCAATGTCACCGGTAGCCTGCACATGGGTCATGCGTTCCAGGACACGCTCATGGACACGCTCACGCGCTACCACCGCATGCAGGGCGACAACACCCTGTGGCAGGCGGGCACCGACCACGCCGGCATCGCCACCCAGATGGTGGTCGAACGCCAACTCGAGGCCGAGGGCAAAACGCGCCACGACCTCGGGCGCGAGGAATTCGTCAAGCGCGTGTGGAAGTGGAAGGCCGAATCCGGCGGCACCATCACGCGCCAGTTGCGGCGCATGGGCGCCTCGCTCGACTGGTCACGCGAACGCTTCACCATGGACGAAGGGCTGTCGCGCGCGGTCACCGAAGTCTTTGTACGGCTTCACGATGAAGGTCTGATTTATCGCGGCCAACGCCTCGTGAACTGGGACCCGGTGCTGCACACCGCGGTCTCCGACCTCGAAGTCGTTTCCGAGGAAGAAGCCGGCCATCTCTGGCACATTCGTTATCCCATCGTGGGCACGAAGGAACATCTCGTTGTCGCCACCACCCGTCCGGAAACCATGCTGGGCGATACCGCCGTGGCGGTCCATCCGGAAGACGAACGCTATAAGAAATTCATCGGCAAGGTGGTCGAGCTACCGCTCACGGGCCGCAAGATCCCCGTTATCGCCGACGACTATGTAGACAAGGAATTCGGCTCCGGTTGCGTCAAGATTACTCCCGCGCATGACTTCAACGACTATGAAGTCGGCAAACGACACAACCTGCCGCTGATCAATATTTTTTCTATTGACGCACACATTGAACTATCGGGCTCTCCTTATCATGGGCTCGACCGCTTCAAGGCACGCAAGCAGCTCGTCTTGGATCTCGAAACTCAAAATCTGCTCGAAAGGGTCCAGGACCATAAACTCATGGTTCCGCGCGGCGACCGTACCGGTGCCGTGATCGAGCCTTTTCTCACTGATCAGTGGTACGTGAAGGTCGCGCCGCTCGCCGCTGAGGCCATCAAGGCGGTCGAAGATGGCCATATCAAGTTCGTGCCAGAGAACTGGACTAAGACTTACTACGAGTGGATGCGCAACATTCAGGACTGGTGTATCTCACGCCAGATCTGGTGGGGCCATCGCATACCGGCGTGGTATGACGAGAATGACAAGTTCTACGTCGGCCGCACTGAGGCCGAAGTTCGCGCCAAACACAATCTTGGCGCTCGCGTCCTGAAACAGGACGAGGATGTGCTGGATACGTGGTTTTCTTCAGCACTGTGGCCATTCTCAACCCTCGGCTGGCCGGAGCAGACCAAAGAGCTGAAAACCTTTTATCCCACGAGCGTACTGGTTACCGGCTTTGACATCATTTTCTTCTGGGTTGCACGCATGATCATGATGGGGCTCAAATTCACCGGCGAGGTTCCGTTCCAGCAGATATATATCACCGGCCTGATTCGCGATGCGCATGGTCAGAAGATGTCGAAATCCAAGGGCAATATCCTCGACCCGATCGATCTTATTGACGGCATCGATCTCGAATCGCTGGTACGCAAGCGTACCAGCGGACTGATGCAGCCGCAGATGGCGAAAAAGATTGAGCAGGCCACGCGCAAGGAGTTCCCGCAAGGCATTCCGACCTTCGGCACCGATGCCCTGCGCTTCACCATGGCCAGTCTCGCCACCCAGGGACGTGACATCAAGTTCGATCTCGGGCGTATCGACGGGTATCGCAATTTCTGCAACAAACTCTGGAACGCGGCACGCTACGTGCTGATGAACACCGAGGGTCAGGATTGCGGGGTGAGCGCAAAAATTGAACTCAATGCCGCCGATCGCTGGATTATTTCGCGCCTGCAGGAAGTCGCCGCAGAAGTGGAAATGAATTTCCGCGACTATCGCTTCGATCTTGCCTCGCAGGCGATTTACAGCTTCGTCTGGCATGAGTATTGCGACTGGTATCTGGAGCTCTCCAAGGTCGTGCTGACCGGCGTCGACAGCCGGCCGGAACAACTGCGCGGCACGCGCCGGACCCTGGTACAAGTACTGGAAACTGCGCTGCGCCTGCTGCACCCCATCATGCCCTTCATCACCGAGGAAGTCTGGCAGCGCATCGCGAAACTCGCAGGTAAGGCTGGCGCCACCATCATGCGCGAGCCCTACCCTCGGTTGGATAAAAACCTGATCGATACCGAGGCGAGCGAGGAAATGCGCTGGGCCATGGCGGTGATCACCGGCGTGCGCAACATCCGCGGCGAAATGGACATCTCTCCCGGCAAACCGCTGCCGCTAATGTTCCAGGATGGTTTCGCGGCTGACAAAAAATATCTCGAAACCAACCGTCCGTATCTTTCAGCGCTGGCGCGGGCCGAATCCATTACCTGGCTCGACAAGGGGCAGGAGGCACCCGAATCCGCCACGGCCCTGGTCGGTCACATGAAAGTACTCATTCCGCTCGGTTCACTGATCGACAAGCAGGCGGAACTGGATCGGCTTGGCAAGGAAATGGAAAAAATCGAAAAGGACCTGTCCAAGGCCAAAACCAAACTGGCCAATGCTGATTTCGTCGCGCGCGCGCCAAAAAACGTGGTTGAGCAGGAGCAAGGTCGCGTGCAACAATTTGAAACGGCACTGGTCAATCTGCGAAACCAGCGCGCCAAGGTAGAAGCGTTGCCGGGCTGA